The nucleotide window CTGCCTCGTGGCTGTGCTGGTAGCGCTCTACCAGGCGCTGCAGCCGCTCGGCCCCCAGGTTGCCCACCACGCTCAGCACCGCACGCTCGGGCCGGTAGTAGGTGCGGTAGTACTGCAGCAGGCCAGCCCGGTCAAAGGCCTGCAGGCTGTGGCGGGTGCCCAGTATGGGGGTGCCCAGCTCGTGCCGGGGGAAGATGAGGGCATCAAACTGCTCCTGGATGCGCTCCTCGGGGCTGTCGTCATACATGTCTATCTCCTCGGCTATCACGGTGCGCTCCTTGTCTATCTCTGCCGGGGGAAAGGTGCTGTGGAAGGCCATGTCGTGCAGCAGGTCTAGCGCACGGTCTACATACTCGCGGCTTACGGTAATGGTTAGGGCCGTCTTCTCGCGGGTGGTATAGGCATCCAGGTCTCCGCCCACATTGTCTATCCGGCTCAGGATGTGGTAGGGCTTGCGGCTGCGGGTGCCTTTGAAGAGCATGTGCTCCACAAAATGGGCCATGCCCAGCTGGTGCGCCTCCTCGTCGCGGCTGCCCACGTCCAGGATGAGGGCCAGGTGTACCACCCGCGTGTCGCGCACCTGCTGGTGCAGCACGCGCAGGCCATTGGGCAGGATAAAGCGCTCGGGCAGTTTGGC belongs to Bacteroidota bacterium and includes:
- a CDS encoding insulinase family protein; the protein is AKLPERFILPNGLRVLHQQVRDTRVVHLALILDVGSRDEEAHQLGMAHFVEHMLFKGTRSRKPYHILSRIDNVGGDLDAYTTREKTALTITVSREYVDRALDLLHDMAFHSTFPPAEIDKERTVIAEEIDMYDDSPEERIQEQFDALIFPRHELGTPILGTRHSLQAFDRAGLLQYYRTYYRPERAVLSVVGNLGAERLQRLVERYQHSHEAAPPARKPRLLPSPAILPGLQELRPIQQAHYLVGGRALSLAHPHYLPWLLLNNYLGGSAMNSRLNLSVRERHGLSYNAYSYYTPYQDAGIWGVYAALDAENLPRLRRIIRRELDLLMLKPLSPARLAAIKKQFAGTLAISWESGSARMMALAHDWMDGRELLTLPQAIERIRAVEATTLQQVASLLFDPAQLAEAVYLPHESA